ATAATGAAAATAAAATTAACCTTTCAAAATTATATAATAACCAAACATTTTTAATAATAATAATAATAATTATTTACTTATTCATTACTTTAGTAGCAGTTGTAAAAATTACAAATATTTTTTATGGCCCTCTTCGTCAAAGAACTTAATATTAACTAATGATAAATAATTATAAACCTATACGAAAAACTCATCCCATTTTTAAAATTATTAATGGATCATTAATTGACCTCCCATCACCTTCTAATATTTCTACTTGATGAAATTTTGGATCTTTATTAGGACTATGTTTAATAATTCAAATTATAACTGGATTATTTTTAACAATATATTATACAGCTAATATTGAAATAGCTTTTTATAGAGTAAATTATATTTGCCGAAATGTAAATTATGGGTGAATAATTCGAACCCTTCATGCTAATGGAGCATCATTTTTTTTTATTTGTGTATACTTACATATTGGACGAGGAATTTACTATGAATCTTTTAATTTAAAATATACTTGAATAGTAGGAGTTATTTTATTATTTTTATTAATAGGAACTGCTTTCATAGGATATGTATTACCTTGAGGGCAAATATCTTTCTGAGGAGCCACAGTAATTACAAATTTATTATCAGCTATTCCTTATTTAGGTAATATATTAGTAAATTGAATTTGAGGGGGATTTGCAGTCGATAATGCTACTTTAACTCGTTTTTATACTTTTCATTTTCTTTTACCTTTTATTTTAGTTATAATAACTATAATTCACTTACTATTTCTTCATCAAACAGGGTCAAATAATCCCCTAGGAATTAATAGTAATTTAGATAAAATTCCATTTCATCCTTTTTTTTCCTTTAAGGATTTAGTTGGATTTTTAATTATATTATTTATTTTAATTATATTAATTATAATTAACCCTAATTTATTAGGGGACCCTGATAATTTTATCCCAGCAAATCCTTTAGTAACCCCTGTTCATATTCAACCAGAATGATATTTTTTATTTGCTTATGCTATTCTACGATCTATTCCTAATAAATTAGGAGGAGTAATTGCTTTAGTAATATCTATTCTTATTTTAATTATTTTACCTTTTACTTTTAATAAAAAAATTCAAGGAATTCAATTTTATCCTTTAAACCAAATCTTATTTTGATTTATAGTAATAACTATTATTCTTTTAACTTGAATTGGAGCACGCCCTGTAGAAGACCCATATATTATTACAGGACAAATTCTTACTGTAGTTTATTTTTCATACTTTATTTTAAACCCATTATTAAGTAAATATTGAGATAATTTAATTTTTAACTAATTAATGAGCTTGTTAAAGCATTTGTTTTGAAAACTTAAGAAAGAATTATTATATTCTATTAATTTATACTAAAAAAGTTTAATTAAATAAAAAAAATTTTAATACCAATAAATAACATTAAAAAATTTAAAGACAATGGTAAATATCTTTTTCAAGCTAAATATATTAATTTATCATAACGATAACGAGGTAACGTCCCCCGAACCCAAATAAAAAAAAATGAGATAAAAACTAATTTTAAATAAAAAAATAAACTTAAATCATAACCTCCTATATATATTAAAATAAATAATATACTTATAAATAAAATACTTGAATACTCAGCTAAAAAAATTAAAGCAAATCCCCCTCTTCTATATTCAATATTAAACCCTGAAACTAATTCTCTTTCACCCTCTGCAAAATCAAAAGGAGTCCGATTAGTTTCTGCCAATCTTGAAGATAGTCAACATAATGATAAAGGTATTATTATAAATATAAATCAAATTATAGATTGATAATAATTAAATTTTACTAAATTAAAATCTATAATTATAATAATAACAGATAATATAATTAAAGCTAAACTAACTTCATAAGAAATTGTTTGAGCTACAGCTCGTAATCCCCCTAATAATGAATAATTTGAATTAGATGATCAACCAGAAATTATTAATGTATAAACCCCTAATCTAGTACAACAAAAAAAAAATAAAAATCCTAAATTAAATCTAATCATATTAAAATAATAAGGAATAACTATTCAAATTAATAAAGATAAAAAAAAACTAAAAATAGGAGAAAAATAATAAACTAAATAATTAGAAAATAATGGATATGTTTGTTCTTTAGTAAATAACTTAATAGCATCTCTAAAAG
Above is a genomic segment from Choristoneura fumiferana mitochondrion, complete genome containing:
- the CYTB gene encoding cytochrome b, translated to MMNNYKPMRKTHPIFKIINGSLIDLPSPSNISTWWNFGSLLGLCLMIQIMTGLFLTMYYTANIEMAFYSVNYICRNVNYGWMIRTLHANGASFFFICVYLHIGRGIYYESFNLKYTWMVGVILLFLLMGTAFMGYVLPWGQMSFWGATVITNLLSAIPYLGNMLVNWIWGGFAVDNATLTRFYTFHFLLPFILVMMTMIHLLFLHQTGSNNPLGINSNLDKIPFHPFFSFKDLVGFLIMLFILIMLIMINPNLLGDPDNFIPANPLVTPVHIQPEWYFLFAYAILRSIPNKLGGVIALVMSILILIILPFTFNKKIQGIQFYPLNQILFWFMVMTIILLTWIGARPVEDPYIITGQILTVVYFSYFILNPLLSKYWDNLIFN
- the ND1 gene encoding NADH dehydrogenase subunit 1, producing the protein MFLNDYILILIGLLMLILGVLIGVAFLTLLERKVLGYIQIRKGPNKLGFTGILQPFSDAIKLFTKEQTYPLFSNYLVYYFSPIFSFFLSLLIWMVIPYYFNMISFNLGFLFFFCCTSLGVYTLMISGWSSNSNYSLLGGLRAVAQTISYEVSLALIMLSVIIMIMDFNLVKFNYYQSMIWFMFMMMPLSLCWLSSSLAETNRTPFDFAEGESELVSGFNIEYSSGGFALIFLAEYSSILFMSMLFILMYMGGYDLSLFFYLKLVFISFFFIWVRGTLPRYRYDKLMYLAWKSYLPLSLNFLMLFIGIKIFFI